DNA from Salvelinus sp. IW2-2015 linkage group LG2, ASM291031v2, whole genome shotgun sequence:
CCATTTTTACCCTTCAGTATTTGTGTACAGATTGGTGTTTGCAGGAGATGTGTGAGTTAATGTGTTTTTGAACAACATGTACATTGTAAATGAATTTTAACTCGTGACGGTATCGCCCCATACGATACACacaaagaacattttatttttttcatgcaTGTAATTGTCACACTCACTTTATCTAAAAGCGCTCAGTCAAGTTGTTTTCCTTTCTGGTGAAATGAATGAAGAAGGAAGGTCCAGTTTGGAGAAGATTAGAGAAAGGGAAGTGAGAGCTGACAGTAAGCTACGCCGAggaaaaagactgaatgactcgACGAACGTTAGAGACGGACACATTAGCCTGGGTTGTCTCTTGTGGATGATTTTTAACATGATATTTGGAAAAGCCCTGAGTCAGTTTGTTTCAGAATGCTCATCACAGAGGTGATGTGGGAACCCTGCTGTTTATAGCCTATTAGACCTGCAACATTGTCTTAGTAAACAGAGCCACTTATCCAAAGATGTTTTGAAGGATTTACTCTGGTCACAATCTGTCCAAGGGTTAACATCAGGCCAAGATAGATCTACAATTCAACAAGGCTGggagaaaaacaaaataaaataatcatgTCCATTGTGCTTCTAGGCCGTACTGACATCCAACATTCTGTTATTCACCACCTGTGACATCTCCAAATGTGTAGAGGTTGCCGTGGGCGACTCCAAAGCACCCTGGGGGAGGGGCTTGCGATTGAGCATGGCTGTCAATCTTTTCCGGAACACCCTGCACAGGAACACATAGATCAGCGGGTCCAGACACACGTTAGTGGCACAGAGCCAGAGAGTGGTCTCCTTGGCAACGTAGAGCGCGTTCTGCGCCCAGCATTGGTTGGCTATTTTTCGCYTCTGGGTGAGAGTGTAGGGCACTCTGGCGAAATGAAAAGGGGCGAAACAAATGAaaaacaccaccactaccacGAAGACTTTGGCCTTGGTCCTGCGGCTAGCCGCGTTGGAGCCACTACGCAAGGCTTTGTAGGACTCGTAGACTTTACGACTGATGAAGGTGTAACAAAacagcatcagagccagtgttcCCCAGAACACCACctgggaagaagaggaggaaactcAGTAAGGCacaataatttattttttaaaccacaAATAGGTGTATAAAGTGgcataaaaaaaaatccaaagtTTAGACACTCGTGTTGGTTTGCAAGTTTAATAACGTTTAACGTGTGGGCTAAGTCATTATTAAAATACACCAAACACTTATCAGCCAAAGCCTTCGTCAGGGTGGCAACATGTAATCAGTAGAAATGTATTGAACAACAGGGTCAATATCTATAAATACTGCCCCTTGGTTASCCAGGTTAACGTACTAACGCCAGGATACCATTCAGTGTAGCGATGCCGACGACGTACAAGAATGTAGCCCGTACCTGGCAGAAGTAGTTGAAGCCCTCGTGCCACAGCATACCGTCCGGACCCTTCAGAGAGGTACACTTCAGCCGACCGCCAGAGAGCGTCGGTGTACGGTCACTCAGAATGGCATTGGGCAGAGCCAGAGAKACCATCACAGCCCAGACGGCCACACTCAAAGCCTGTCCCACTCCGACCCTCTGGAGGGCGCACTTCCCAAAGGGCCTGACTATCTTGAGGTAACGGTCCAGGCTGATGAGCCCCAGGAGCAGGATYCTGATGTACATGGTGGTGTAGAAGAGGACGGCAGAGTAGCGYCAGTAGAACGCACGCAGACGCCAGGAGCCCACGCCGGCGTCCYTGAGGACCTTCACCGGGATGGACAGAGTCATCAGTAGGTCTGCCACCACCTGTTGACAGAATGGCCGTCCACGTCAGTCGTCAGTCGTATTGTTAAACTATTCTTGACAGTCGAACTTAAATTTGGTTTATCACAGAAAATAAATGCTGGTTCCCTTACTACGTTCTTCAGGTAGACCACGAAGGTGGTGGTGCTACGGATGTTGAAGAAGATCCATGCAGCCAGGCAGTTGAGTACCAGCGCAAACAGGAAGAGGGCGCTGTAGAGACAGGGGAAGACCACCGCCGTCACACTGGTGTCACGCACACACTTCAGAGACAGGTTTGATTGGCTGCCATTCATCCTCACGCCCAGCAGTActatggagagaaacacaataaaATGATTGGATGAGTGGTAAACGGCAAGGCCTCTATTTCCccatagcaacacaacatgcatTCAccaataagagagggagagagagagagagagagagacaaccactCCACGGAatcagaacctgagacagagctgcatttcctgacaaatgtaaaaaatagaaaacaattAGAAAGTGTCATTTTAATAACCTCTCTGAttaggataggctacccgtcctgttgggggaagacgcagagagctgtgggttggctgCACCCTGCCTCCCTACACCTCCACCCGGACAGCTGGTCTGGCTCGTGGGTGATCTACGAGGGCCCCAGTTCCTACTCTGACCTGACCTACCTGGAGCTGCCTTAAGCTGGGGCCCGTCGGACGTGGCCTTCTCCTGTCTGTTTGAGTGTGGCACCAGCATGGCCTGTGATGAGAtctcctacagcatcttcacccTCTACTAGCTCATTAACAACCTGCCCCCGCAAAACAGCCAACTGGTAACACACAGGCCCACCCCGGGCGACCATTATACAGGCCACCACCGGTCTCAAACCACGGCCAGGACACCAGCACAGCCACACCGTCGCCGGAATAAATCACCAGCCACGGCCGGTTAACAAAAACCAGCACCACGCCGCAACCTACCTTCAAGCCACCCCGGTAACCACGACATTCCAGCCACCCCTAACTCACACAGCCAGCCCGGGATGAGACACAGCCCCCGGTAACAATCACCGAGCCACACCGGGGCAATACCCACACAGTCCAACCCGGCAACACACCCGCACCCGGCCAACACACTTAGGTTGTATCCTTCGACCGCCAAGCCACAGCCACTAACACCCTCCAGCCCGCCGGCTCTATACACGACGCCACCCGGTAACTGACAGCCACCCCGATAACGACACCAGCCCACCTACCGGGCCACACACAGCCAACGCCGGGCAACACCAGCTCCTCCTGAAGCACACCAGGCCAGTCCGGAAACCCACAGTCCCACCCCGGCAACAACACAGCCCCTCACCTACAACCAAGCCACTCGCGCCGCGTAACAACAGCCACCCGGTAACACACCACCCTACGGCCAACACAGGCAGCCACCCGGAAACACACAGCCACCCGGCAACACGCAGCAGCCGCGGCAACCACTACACAGCCACGCCACTAACACACAGCCACCCGGAAACAACCAGCCAGCACCCGGCAACACACAGCCACCGGCCAACACACAGCCACGCCCAACACACAGCCACCCAACACGGCAACAGCACAGCCCCGGTAACACACAGCCACCCGGGTTAGGACACCGGCGATGAGCCACAGTAAGACTCTACAGGGCCAACCGGTAGACACACCGAGGCCAGTCAGCGGtaacacaccacccacccacgtAAACACATCATGCATGTCGGGGTTTGGGTGGCTGTAAGACTGCATCACCAACTCTACCGGCTTCCATTCGTATACGACACTGCCACCCGTAACTACACCAGCCCCGGTAACACACTAGGCCCGACCCGGGGTAACGACAGCAGCCACCAACCCACACAGCCACGTCTCGTAACACACTAGCCACCGGTATACCACATCTACCCACCCCACTAACAACGGGATGTAGACAGGCCAGCCCGTGCTTTAACACACAACCAGGGCGGTGGTGTTTGGGGCTTAGCTATAGCACCAGTGTGTGGAGGTGATAGTGTGTATGGGTGGGTGTTGACGCCCGGTAGGGTACGACAGTTGACAGCCACTGTCCGGTGAACTCACagcaaccacccacaacacacaaagcCATCCAACACACAGCCCCCAGCAAACAGGACAATGGTGAACTTATAACAATAAGGCAATTTTGTagcgttgatacattttttgatataGGGAAAAGATCAGGCGTCTGACATTTCTAAGGTAGATAATTTAAAGACTtgtcagaagcctttttaaattcCACTCAAATCTAGCGACGCTACAACCTTTAATTGATTCATGCGCATTTTGCAAAGTTCGCTCTGTGACAGAGTGATCAAGTTTAGATGCTCATTTTTGAAAGCTTTTCGAATGGGTAATACGTTTTGGTATTGCATTAGTTGGTATATGCTGAGATCATGGAACACACCATAGATGGTCCCGAAACATACCTTTGAACGTTATCAAACCAATCATTCCCCGCCTTCAGTTATTTGTGTACCAGATTGGTATTTGCATGTGTGCATCGAGCTGGCTGTGCATGAGATGTGTGCATGAGCTGTGGTGGTTTGCTGTGTGCAAGCAGCTTGTGGTCGCGGTGTGGCTTATGAGCTTTGTGGCGCATTGTGCAGTGTGAGCTGTGTTGTTGTCGCGTTTATGAACTTtcgtgtatgactgtgtgtgtcgCGGGTGTATGAGCTGTTGGTGTGTCGTGGTTGAGGAGCCTGTGTTGGTTCGTTGTGTGCTATGGAGCTGCTGGTGTGTCGTTGTGGCATTgagctgtgtgtgtcgtgtgtgcatgagctgtgtgtgtcgcgtgtgcatgagctgtgtgtgtcgtgtgtgcatgagctgtgtgtgtcgcgtgtgcatgagctgtgtgtgtcgtgtgtgcatgAGCTGTGCTTTTGAACAACATGTacattgtaaatgtattttatctCACGTGACGGTATCGCCCCATACgatacacacaaacaacattctatttttttcctgcatgTAATTGTCACACTCACTTTATCTAAAAGAGCTCAGTCAAGTTGTTTTCCTTTCTGGTGAAATGAATGAAGAAGGAAGGTTCAGTTTGGAGAAGATTAGAGAAAGGGAAGTGAGAGCTGACGTAAGCTACGCCGAggaaaaagactgaatgacttgACGAACAAAGTCTCAAGTCAAACTTGTAACTTAGTCATCTTTTTTTTCCATCAACAAAAGTCTGTTTCTCGACCTTCCAGTGAGCCCATAATAAACTGTACACCAGTGTAGTCCTGTGTACTGAGCGATACAATATATACCGATGATYGACAGTACACGCACAGCGGCGGTCACTTCTTTACaacctccatctgtctgtctgtctctgtatccgCTTGCCTTGCCGCTTTACACAGGGAATCCAAACCCGTTTGGAATGACATTCAGTGCAGTAACAGGTGCTATGGRAACCAAGGCCTGTTTTCAAAGTTGGAACCATTTAGGGGTTTGTAGACTGATACTCAGAGGAGATGGAATCCCTTTCAaatcatgtttctacaactttatgaGAGATTGGAGTCAAATCCCCTAAAAAAAATACACTCAGTCCCAACATAAATCTGAATTGTTTCAGTCTGGACAGCTCACACTGTGCTGTACTTTAGGACATTCATTGAAAAAGTAAATTGAGTTTAAAAACATGCTTGAATGTGTCCTCGTCCCTGTGA
Protein-coding regions in this window:
- the LOC111978136 gene encoding P2Y purinoceptor 13, translated to MNGSQSNLSLKCVRDTSVTAVVFPCLYSALFLFALVLNCLAAWIFFNIRSTTTFVVYLKNVVVADLLMTLSIPVKVLXDAGVGSWRLRAFYXRYSAVLFYTTMYIRILLLGLISLDRYLKIVRPFGKCALQRVGVGQALSVAVWAVMVSLALPNAILSDRTPTLSGGRLKCTSLKGPDGMLWHEGFNYFCQVVFWGTLALMLFCYTFISRKVYESYKALRSGSNAASRRTKAKVFVVVVVFFICFAPFHFARVPYTLTQXRKIANQCWAQNALYVAKETTLWLCATNVCLDPLIYVFLCRVFRKRLTAMLNRKPLPQGALESPTATSTHLEMSQVVNNRMLDVSTA